One region of Lactobacillus johnsonii genomic DNA includes:
- a CDS encoding energy-coupling factor transporter transmembrane component T family protein — protein sequence MSKIIIGRYIPGNSIVYKMDPRGKIIATFLFIVIIFLANNWLSYFFLTIFTLLAVWATKLKPKVFWDGVKPLIWLILFTSVLQLFFTTGGRVYWQWGIFNISEYGIQNSIFIFIRFVMIILISTVLTLTTTSLEIADGMEWILKPLGYLKVPVAQIALVMSIALRFVPTLLDQAVRIMNAQRARGADFNSGGLIKRIHSIIPILIPLFISSLTVAIDLATAMEARGYREGAKRTRYRVLKWSKYDWVNLGYFALLTLILLLTRTY from the coding sequence ATGAGTAAAATTATTATTGGACGCTATATTCCTGGTAATTCTATCGTTTATAAAATGGATCCTCGAGGAAAGATCATTGCAACATTTTTATTTATTGTTATTATCTTTCTGGCTAATAATTGGTTGTCCTACTTCTTTTTAACAATATTTACTTTACTTGCTGTTTGGGCAACAAAATTAAAGCCTAAAGTGTTTTGGGATGGAGTAAAACCATTAATTTGGTTAATTCTATTTACTTCAGTTTTGCAATTATTTTTTACTACAGGTGGAAGAGTTTACTGGCAGTGGGGAATCTTTAACATTAGTGAATATGGTATTCAGAATTCTATTTTTATCTTTATTCGTTTTGTAATGATTATTCTGATTTCGACAGTTCTTACTTTGACGACCACATCATTAGAAATTGCAGATGGAATGGAATGGATATTAAAACCTCTTGGTTACCTAAAAGTTCCAGTAGCTCAAATTGCTCTGGTAATGTCTATTGCTCTTCGTTTTGTGCCGACTTTATTAGACCAAGCTGTGCGAATTATGAATGCTCAGAGAGCACGTGGAGCCGATTTTAATAGTGGTGGTTTAATTAAGAGAATTCATTCGATTATTCCAATTTTAATTCCCTTATTTATTAGTTCCTTAACTGTTGCAATTGATTTGGCTACGGCTATGGAAGCAAGAGGTTATCGAGAAGGGGCAAAAAGGACCCGCTATCGCGTTTTAAAGTGGTCAAAGTATGATTGGGTTAACTTAGGCTATTTCGCGCTATTGACGCTAATTTTATTACTTACAAGGACGTATTAA
- the truA gene encoding tRNA pseudouridine(38-40) synthase TruA: protein MTTRYKLTMAYDGHLFHGFQIQPNERTVQGVIEEALKKMTKGKRVVVHGSGRTDAGVHAKGQVIHFDYPGKEIPAKNMMFALNALMPIDTVFFESEIVDEDFHVQYSTKGKWYRYVVDQHRFTDPFNRFYTGHYPYPLDISLMQQAAKDLIGEHDFTSFAASGGQIVDKVRTIYYVNITPDSDKKQIIFDFIGNGFLYNMVRILVGTLLEIGNKKRPVDDIPRVLKAKDRQEVRTTAPASGLYLQHVFYEDIPKKYRLDLKKD from the coding sequence ATGACTACAAGATATAAATTAACCATGGCCTATGATGGTCATCTTTTTCATGGGTTTCAAATTCAACCGAATGAACGAACTGTCCAAGGTGTGATTGAAGAAGCATTAAAAAAGATGACTAAAGGAAAAAGAGTGGTAGTGCACGGATCTGGAAGAACCGATGCTGGTGTTCATGCTAAAGGACAAGTTATTCACTTTGATTATCCTGGAAAAGAAATCCCAGCTAAGAATATGATGTTTGCTTTAAATGCCCTCATGCCGATTGACACAGTTTTCTTTGAAAGTGAAATTGTTGATGAAGATTTTCATGTTCAATATTCAACTAAGGGAAAATGGTATCGATATGTAGTGGATCAACATCGTTTTACAGATCCTTTTAATCGCTTTTATACCGGGCATTATCCATATCCTTTAGATATTTCGCTAATGCAGCAAGCAGCTAAAGATTTGATTGGGGAGCACGATTTTACTAGTTTTGCTGCTAGCGGTGGACAAATTGTGGATAAGGTGCGAACAATTTACTATGTGAATATTACGCCAGACTCAGATAAAAAACAGATCATTTTTGATTTTATTGGAAATGGCTTTTTATATAACATGGTAAGAATCCTAGTTGGAACTTTGTTAGAAATAGGCAATAAAAAAAGACCTGTTGACGATATACCAAGAGTTTTAAAGGCGAAAGACCGACAAGAAGTTCGAACTACTGCACCAGCCAGTGGATTATATTTACAACATGTTTTTTATGAAGATATTCCTAAAAAATATCGATTAGATCTTAAAAAAGATTGA
- the rplM gene encoding 50S ribosomal protein L13: MRTTPLAKTSDIKRKWYVIDATDVSLGRLSTAVASILRGKNKPQYTPNVDTGDYVIVVNAAKLKLTGKKATDKIYYRHSDYRGGLRATPAGELLAKNPVRLVELSVKGMLPKNTLGHQEFMKMHVYAGEDHEHAAQKPEKLDINELI, from the coding sequence GTGCGTACTACCCCATTAGCTAAAACTAGTGATATTAAACGTAAGTGGTATGTTATCGATGCGACTGATGTTTCACTTGGTCGTTTATCAACTGCTGTAGCATCAATTTTAAGAGGTAAGAACAAGCCTCAATATACACCAAATGTTGATACTGGTGATTATGTTATTGTTGTTAACGCAGCTAAATTGAAGTTGACTGGTAAAAAAGCAACTGATAAGATCTACTACCGCCACTCAGATTACCGTGGTGGTTTAAGAGCTACTCCTGCCGGTGAATTATTAGCTAAGAACCCAGTAAGATTAGTTGAATTATCTGTAAAAGGCATGTTGCCAAAGAATACTCTTGGTCACCAAGAATTCATGAAGATGCATGTTTACGCTGGTGAAGACCACGAACACGCAGCACAAAAGCCTGAAAAGTTAGACATCAACGAATTAATCTAG
- the rpsI gene encoding 30S ribosomal protein S9 → MAQQAAYAGTGRRKDSVARVRLVPGNGQITINKEDVTKYIPYPNLVQDMKQPLALTETEGQYDILVNVNGGGFSGQAGAIRLGIARALLEVDPDFRGPLKKAGMLTRDPRMKERKKPGLKKARKASQFSKR, encoded by the coding sequence ATGGCACAACAAGCAGCTTACGCTGGAACTGGTCGTCGTAAAGATTCTGTTGCCCGCGTACGTTTAGTACCAGGTAACGGTCAAATTACCATTAACAAAGAAGACGTAACTAAGTACATTCCATACCCTAACTTGGTTCAAGATATGAAGCAACCATTAGCATTAACTGAAACTGAAGGTCAATACGACATTTTAGTTAACGTTAACGGTGGTGGTTTCTCAGGACAAGCTGGTGCAATTCGTTTAGGTATTGCACGTGCACTTCTTGAAGTTGACCCAGATTTCCGTGGTCCTCTTAAGAAGGCTGGCATGTTAACTCGTGACCCAAGAATGAAGGAAAGAAAGAAGCCAGGTTTGAAGAAAGCCCGCAAAGCTTCACAATTCTCAAAGCGTTAA